A part of Larkinella insperata genomic DNA contains:
- a CDS encoding GNAT family N-acetyltransferase: MLTINLGPCPTLTTDRLIIRRLKQSDGNNLHQLRSDPALMRFIPRPLTTCVEDAVRLIQVFNDAIRRNESITWGITLQDQPGVIGTIGFVRINPENFRAEVGYLLHPDYQGLGIMQEALQAVVDYGFGAMRLHSIVAIVDPGNTASARVLERSGFRKEGHFREDKYFNGRFLDSVYYARLASEL, translated from the coding sequence ATGTTGACCATTAACCTGGGCCCATGCCCAACCTTGACAACGGATCGTCTGATCATCAGGCGCTTAAAACAATCGGACGGAAATAATCTCCACCAGCTTCGCTCCGATCCGGCGCTGATGCGGTTTATTCCCCGACCGCTGACGACCTGCGTCGAGGATGCGGTCCGGCTGATTCAGGTTTTTAACGATGCCATTCGGCGCAACGAGAGCATCACCTGGGGCATTACGCTCCAGGATCAACCGGGCGTCATCGGAACCATCGGCTTTGTCCGGATCAACCCGGAAAACTTTCGGGCCGAGGTCGGTTACCTACTGCACCCCGACTACCAGGGCCTGGGAATCATGCAGGAAGCCCTGCAAGCCGTGGTCGACTACGGGTTTGGGGCCATGAGGCTGCATTCCATCGTAGCCATCGTCGATCCCGGCAATACGGCTTCGGCCCGGGTGCTGGAACGCAGCGGCTTTCGGAAAGAAGGTCATTTTCGGGAAGATAAATACTTCAACGGCCGGTTTCTGGACTCGGTTTACTACGCCCGGCTGGCGTCCGAACTCTAA
- a CDS encoding NUDIX hydrolase, which produces MHRKPLLNLLLNHQPADENEQRMLEQTIQFVQNHADCFERHLQIGHVTGSAWIVSPDRQKVVLLHHAKLDRWFQPGGHADGDPDVLAVALREAEEETGLLDLNVIGPGIFDVDVHTIPARQNEPEHLHYDIRFLLEAATDHPFIRTRETKDVRWVAYGEIESLTSEKSILRMKNKVIAKN; this is translated from the coding sequence ATGCACCGTAAACCGCTATTAAATCTGCTGCTCAACCACCAACCCGCCGATGAAAATGAACAGCGGATGCTGGAACAAACCATCCAGTTCGTCCAGAATCACGCTGATTGTTTTGAACGCCATCTTCAGATCGGGCACGTGACGGGTTCGGCCTGGATTGTCAGCCCGGATCGTCAGAAGGTGGTTTTGCTGCACCACGCCAAACTCGACCGCTGGTTTCAGCCCGGTGGACATGCCGATGGCGACCCGGATGTGCTGGCGGTGGCCCTGCGGGAAGCGGAAGAAGAAACGGGGCTGCTGGATTTGAACGTAATCGGTCCGGGTATTTTCGATGTGGATGTGCACACCATTCCGGCCCGGCAGAATGAGCCCGAACATCTGCATTACGACATCCGGTTTTTGCTGGAAGCCGCCACGGACCATCCCTTCATCCGGACGCGGGAAACAAAAGACGTCCGGTGGGTTGCCTATGGCGAAATTGAAAGTTTAACCTCCGAAAAGTCAATTTTAAGAATGAAAAATAAAGTTATTGCTAAAAACTAA
- a CDS encoding YdeI/OmpD-associated family protein, giving the protein MNPDSLQSVRFEAVLERFEQRDRTHYIDVPDEVAQQFTRTQPVRMMCLLNDSIEFHCALRPRGDGSFFISIGTPIRQQGKLRLGDTLRIAIWQDESEYGRKMPEELTELLAIDEEGNRLFHALTPNRQRSIIYYVDGAKSPQVRVDRAIMMINRLKINPSGQHE; this is encoded by the coding sequence ATGAACCCTGATTCTCTTCAGTCGGTCCGTTTTGAAGCCGTTCTGGAACGGTTTGAGCAACGCGACCGAACCCACTACATCGACGTTCCCGACGAAGTGGCCCAGCAGTTTACGCGCACCCAGCCGGTTCGGATGATGTGCCTGCTGAACGACAGCATCGAGTTTCACTGCGCCCTCCGACCCAGGGGCGACGGCTCGTTTTTCATCAGCATCGGAACGCCCATCCGGCAGCAGGGCAAGCTCCGGCTGGGCGATACACTCCGGATCGCCATCTGGCAGGACGAAAGCGAATACGGCCGCAAAATGCCCGAAGAGTTAACGGAACTGCTGGCCATTGACGAAGAAGGCAACCGGCTGTTTCACGCCCTGACCCCCAACCGGCAGCGGAGTATTATTTATTATGTCGATGGTGCGAAGAGCCCTCAGGTCCGCGTGGACCGGGCCATTATGATGATCAACCGACTGAAAATCAACCCATCCGGCCAGCATGAGTGA
- a CDS encoding sodium:solute symporter — MSGIDWLILAGTLTLIISYGVIRSRGNRSMDDYLLADQSLPWYHVCLSVMATQASAVTFLSAPGQAFTDGMRFVQFYFGLPLAMVVLAITFVPIFHKLKVFTAYEYLESRFDARVRVFTALLFLLQRSLSTGLSIYAPSIILSTILGWNIVWTNIIMGGVVLVYTVSGGAKAISHTHLQQMVIVTAAMFVAGWMTVHLLPADVGFLDALQVAGKSGRLNTIDLEFDPSSRYNLWSGLIGGFFLQLSYFGTDQSQVGRYLTGQSVGQSRLGLLANGMLKVPMQFLILLIGALVFVFYQFNPSPVFFNKVETDQLLKSPYAEQYRRLETEHQAIAARRQQAVLTLNKALSNDNAQGVEQTRMLISQRDQEAKAVKNQVVDLIKKNNPVGDTSDVNYVFLRFVLDFLPHGLIGLLIAVIFSASMGSIAAAYNSLASTTIVDIYKRLFCKSYSDGHYLKASRVATVIWGLFCIVVAQFATKLGSMIEAVNILGSLFYGVILGIFLVAFYFKTIGGRATFWAAVLTEAIVIWCWWAEVTAFLWLNVIGCVLLIGIAWLLENVMPSKTVRPTESLPTSQ; from the coding sequence ATGAGTGGTATCGATTGGCTGATTCTGGCGGGTACGCTGACGCTCATTATCAGTTACGGTGTGATTCGCAGCCGGGGCAACCGCAGCATGGATGACTACTTGCTGGCCGACCAGTCGCTGCCCTGGTACCACGTCTGCCTGTCGGTGATGGCGACGCAGGCCAGTGCGGTTACGTTTCTTTCGGCGCCCGGTCAGGCTTTTACCGACGGGATGCGGTTTGTGCAGTTTTACTTCGGCCTGCCGCTGGCAATGGTGGTGCTGGCCATTACTTTCGTTCCGATTTTTCACAAACTAAAGGTTTTTACGGCCTACGAATACCTTGAATCCCGGTTCGATGCCCGCGTCCGGGTCTTTACGGCCCTGTTGTTTTTACTCCAGCGGAGTTTATCGACGGGGCTTTCCATCTATGCGCCTTCCATCATTTTATCGACCATTCTGGGCTGGAACATCGTCTGGACCAACATCATCATGGGCGGTGTCGTGCTGGTTTATACCGTTTCGGGCGGAGCCAAAGCCATTTCGCACACCCACTTGCAGCAGATGGTCATTGTAACGGCAGCCATGTTTGTGGCCGGATGGATGACGGTGCACCTACTCCCGGCGGATGTGGGGTTTCTGGATGCGCTCCAGGTGGCCGGTAAATCCGGGCGACTCAACACCATCGACCTCGAATTTGATCCCAGCAGCCGTTACAACCTCTGGTCGGGGCTGATCGGCGGTTTTTTTCTGCAATTGTCGTACTTCGGTACCGATCAGTCGCAGGTGGGCCGGTACCTGACCGGGCAGTCGGTGGGGCAGAGTCGGCTGGGGCTGCTGGCAAACGGGATGCTGAAGGTGCCGATGCAGTTTCTGATTCTGCTGATTGGAGCGCTGGTTTTTGTTTTTTACCAGTTTAACCCTTCGCCGGTATTTTTCAATAAAGTTGAAACCGATCAACTGCTGAAAAGCCCGTACGCCGAGCAATACCGTCGGCTGGAAACGGAGCACCAGGCCATTGCCGCCCGACGGCAGCAGGCCGTTCTGACGCTGAATAAGGCGCTTTCCAACGACAATGCGCAGGGCGTGGAGCAAACCCGCATGCTCATCAGCCAGCGCGATCAGGAAGCCAAAGCCGTTAAAAACCAGGTCGTTGATTTAATCAAAAAGAACAATCCCGTCGGCGACACCAGCGACGTAAACTACGTCTTTTTGCGGTTTGTGCTGGATTTCCTGCCGCATGGTCTGATTGGTCTGCTCATTGCCGTCATCTTCAGTGCATCAATGGGGTCAATTGCGGCTGCTTATAACTCGCTGGCTTCCACGACGATTGTGGATATTTATAAACGGCTTTTCTGCAAAAGTTACAGCGATGGGCATTACCTGAAAGCGTCGCGGGTTGCCACGGTCATCTGGGGCTTGTTCTGCATCGTTGTGGCCCAGTTTGCCACCAAGCTCGGCAGCATGATCGAAGCCGTCAACATTCTGGGTTCGCTGTTTTACGGAGTCATACTGGGGATTTTCCTGGTGGCCTTTTATTTTAAAACCATCGGCGGGCGGGCTACATTCTGGGCCGCCGTGCTGACGGAAGCAATCGTTATCTGGTGCTGGTGGGCGGAGGTGACGGCTTTTCTGTGGCTCAACGTCATCGGCTGTGTGCTGCTGATCGGCATTGCCTGGCTGCTGGAAAACGTCATGCCCTCGAAAACCGTACGGCCGACCGAAAGTCTACCGACTTCCCAATAA
- a CDS encoding DUF5686 family protein, whose protein sequence is MNLRLQTRPNGFRLIFTRILSALLGVVITAWAACGQTPSDARVLSGRITETPSGAAVPFAAVAVKGKPIGTQADENGQFRLAVGQRVDSLLVSAMGYQTTTVAINAASPEKPLEVVLKPVATQLNEVVIRAGENPAYRILREVAAHRSQNDFRKLDGYEYDAYSQLSISINQMAERFRRRKPVQTILRAVEKKQAGKTVTELPIFFSETVSKLYARRQPERQKEHILKTAISSAGLTDDSFITMFTGAGFNTLNFYQNTVSLFKKEFISPLADNSRAAYSYFLADTAQVGLHTCFVLDFDPKNERDLVFRGKVWIDTVSYALVQIDAQVGAAANLNFIKQIDIEQTYETAGESARAWLPETTHLTVQVGEVVKHTFGATVEYRTTVRQPLVGQPKPVGFFDTEVQIAEDRAEASADYWQAQRESAAESEANKQTRAVLDTVRNLPLIKFISRTGQFVLNGGYVPLFKGVEAGSVFSMWAYNPVEGHRLRMGLQTNNQFSRNWQLAAYSAYGTRDQIWKMGGEINYIPTHQPLTLITLKSSYDLEQLGLRTEDLADNPFLRITSRFGRYPQAYYQNETALSVQRDLGTDFIQTAGIRYRRIDPLFPFAFRQPVPDTQQTVCSSDFWSREAFLELRYAPGRIPSRRVTKRRIQRRPTETAPIVSLRYTYGTASFEGGTFGDYHKWQFQLDHTLRWGLFGRTQYTVQAGYIPSTLPYPLLQVHVGNQTPFYNRNAYNLMNFGEFVSDRYASVSLEHKFEGLFTNRLPLIRRLGWRSFVTGKLLWGGLSESNRNLIATHDAAGKALAPVYSLQHDPYVEVGYGIENIFKLVRVEGMHRLTYRQQPNVTPFAVKVSFQVGL, encoded by the coding sequence ATGAACCTGCGTTTGCAAACTCGACCAAACGGCTTTCGCCTGATTTTCACCCGTATTTTATCTGCCCTGCTGGGGGTGGTCATAACAGCGTGGGCTGCCTGCGGACAAACCCCTTCCGACGCACGGGTCCTTTCCGGGCGCATCACCGAAACCCCGTCCGGAGCCGCGGTCCCGTTTGCCGCAGTGGCCGTCAAAGGCAAACCCATCGGAACGCAGGCCGATGAAAACGGTCAATTTCGGTTAGCGGTTGGCCAGCGCGTGGATTCGCTGCTGGTGTCGGCGATGGGCTACCAGACGACCACCGTCGCCATCAACGCAGCCAGTCCGGAAAAACCCCTTGAAGTCGTTTTAAAACCGGTGGCAACCCAGCTGAACGAGGTGGTGATCCGGGCGGGCGAAAATCCGGCCTACCGCATCCTGCGCGAAGTAGCGGCCCACCGGTCGCAGAATGATTTCCGGAAGCTCGACGGTTACGAGTACGACGCCTACAGCCAGCTTTCGATCAGCATCAACCAGATGGCCGAGCGGTTTCGCCGGCGCAAACCCGTGCAGACCATCCTGCGGGCCGTGGAGAAAAAACAGGCCGGAAAAACCGTGACGGAACTGCCGATCTTTTTCTCCGAAACCGTTTCGAAACTCTACGCCCGGCGCCAGCCCGAACGCCAGAAGGAACACATCCTGAAAACGGCCATCAGCAGCGCCGGGCTGACCGACGACAGCTTCATCACGATGTTCACGGGCGCCGGTTTTAATACCCTCAACTTTTACCAGAATACCGTCAGCCTGTTCAAAAAGGAATTTATTTCGCCCCTGGCCGACAACAGCCGGGCTGCTTACTCGTACTTTCTGGCCGATACCGCGCAGGTAGGTTTGCACACCTGCTTCGTCCTGGACTTCGACCCTAAAAACGAACGCGACCTGGTTTTCAGGGGCAAAGTGTGGATCGACACCGTCAGCTACGCCCTCGTGCAGATCGACGCGCAGGTTGGCGCAGCCGCCAACCTTAATTTCATCAAGCAGATTGACATTGAACAAACGTACGAAACCGCCGGTGAGTCCGCCCGCGCCTGGCTGCCCGAAACGACCCACCTGACGGTTCAGGTGGGTGAGGTTGTCAAGCACACCTTTGGCGCCACGGTCGAGTACCGGACTACGGTTCGGCAGCCGCTGGTGGGGCAGCCCAAGCCCGTTGGTTTCTTTGACACCGAGGTGCAGATAGCCGAAGACCGTGCCGAAGCCTCCGCCGACTACTGGCAGGCGCAACGTGAGAGCGCAGCGGAGTCCGAAGCCAACAAACAGACGCGCGCCGTGCTGGATACCGTCCGGAACCTGCCGCTCATTAAATTCATCAGCCGCACGGGCCAGTTTGTTCTCAACGGCGGGTATGTTCCACTGTTCAAAGGCGTAGAGGCCGGGTCGGTTTTTTCGATGTGGGCTTACAATCCGGTTGAAGGCCACCGGTTGCGGATGGGTTTGCAGACCAACAACCAGTTTAGCCGAAACTGGCAGCTGGCGGCCTACAGTGCCTACGGTACGCGTGATCAGATCTGGAAGATGGGGGGCGAAATCAACTACATTCCGACCCACCAGCCGCTGACGCTCATTACGCTGAAAAGCAGCTACGATCTGGAGCAGCTCGGTTTGCGGACCGAAGATTTAGCCGATAATCCTTTTCTGCGCATCACCAGCCGGTTTGGGCGCTACCCCCAGGCTTATTACCAGAACGAAACCGCCCTGTCGGTCCAACGCGATTTGGGAACTGATTTTATCCAGACCGCGGGGATTCGGTACCGGCGCATCGACCCACTTTTTCCATTTGCCTTCCGTCAACCCGTGCCGGACACCCAGCAAACGGTGTGTAGTTCCGACTTCTGGAGCCGGGAAGCCTTTCTGGAACTGCGGTACGCACCCGGCCGGATTCCCAGCCGCCGGGTGACCAAGCGCCGGATTCAGCGCCGACCCACCGAAACCGCGCCTATCGTCAGCCTGCGGTATACGTACGGAACGGCTTCGTTTGAGGGCGGAACGTTTGGCGACTACCACAAATGGCAGTTTCAGCTGGATCATACGCTGCGGTGGGGGTTATTTGGGCGGACGCAGTATACGGTTCAGGCCGGTTATATTCCCTCTACCCTGCCCTATCCGCTGTTGCAGGTGCACGTTGGCAACCAGACGCCGTTCTACAACCGCAATGCCTACAACCTGATGAACTTTGGTGAGTTTGTCAGCGACCGCTATGCATCCGTTTCGCTGGAACACAAATTCGAAGGCTTGTTTACCAACCGGCTTCCGCTGATCCGGCGGCTGGGCTGGCGCAGTTTCGTGACGGGTAAACTGCTGTGGGGTGGCCTCAGCGAGTCCAATCGAAACCTGATTGCGACCCACGATGCCGCAGGAAAAGCGCTGGCTCCCGTTTACTCCCTCCAGCATGACCCGTACGTGGAAGTGGGCTACGGAATTGAGAACATTTTCAAGCTGGTGCGCGTGGAAGGAATGCACCGATTGACCTACCGCCAGCAACCCAACGTGACGCCGTTTGCCGTAAAAGTGTCGTTTCAGGTGGGTTTGTAA
- a CDS encoding helix-turn-helix domain-containing protein codes for MSDIKLYDTRAFTGKFMPSEELHAFFRGDVGKFFIMRVEDMYQFVTRAVPASRSTITSCLYITEGEASIKIGSELYTIHADEMLFVPAGQVFSFREGEINKGYICGFQSDFLVGKLLKNNLLNEFDFLKIWGNPMIQPDRQSAEFIRRLLTRLLIDYSQNGLQNLDLLQSYLLTLLCEVNRIYRPASGSGPVTGVTITNRFRELLFKWIRTKKRVTEYASLLNITPNHLNKTVKAVTGKSPTRWIDETVLLEAKVLLSQTNLTVSEIALEVGLDDPSYFTRLFKKYEHQTPSEFRRMIEKS; via the coding sequence ATGAGTGACATCAAGCTGTACGATACGCGGGCGTTTACCGGCAAGTTTATGCCCTCGGAAGAACTCCATGCGTTCTTCCGGGGCGACGTTGGTAAGTTTTTCATCATGCGTGTGGAAGACATGTACCAGTTCGTCACCCGGGCGGTACCGGCTTCCCGCTCCACTATCACCTCGTGCCTGTACATCACCGAGGGCGAAGCCAGCATAAAAATCGGCAGCGAACTGTACACCATTCACGCTGACGAAATGTTGTTTGTTCCTGCCGGTCAGGTATTTTCGTTCCGGGAAGGTGAAATTAATAAAGGCTACATCTGCGGTTTTCAATCGGATTTTCTGGTTGGAAAACTTTTGAAAAACAACCTGTTAAACGAATTTGATTTTCTCAAGATATGGGGCAACCCGATGATTCAGCCCGATCGGCAGTCGGCGGAGTTTATCCGGCGGCTGCTTACCCGGCTGCTGATCGATTACTCGCAGAACGGTCTCCAGAACCTTGACCTGCTCCAGTCGTATTTGCTCACCCTGCTGTGCGAAGTGAACCGAATTTACCGGCCCGCATCCGGCTCCGGCCCGGTGACGGGTGTAACGATTACCAACCGGTTCCGCGAGCTGCTTTTCAAGTGGATTCGCACCAAAAAACGGGTGACTGAATACGCATCGCTGCTGAACATCACCCCCAACCACCTCAACAAAACCGTAAAGGCCGTTACCGGTAAATCGCCAACCCGGTGGATTGACGAAACCGTGCTGCTCGAAGCCAAGGTACTGCTTAGCCAGACCAACCTGACGGTGAGCGAGATTGCCCTGGAAGTTGGCCTCGACGATCCCTCCTATTTTACCCGCCTGTTCAAAAAGTACGAACACCAGACGCCCTCCGAATTTCGCCGAATGATTGAAAAGTCCTAG
- a CDS encoding DUF3817 domain-containing protein: protein MINLFQNKVGRLRLIGFLEGISLIVLLGIAVPLKYSGGDPSLVKTVGPIHGLFFLLFVINTLSVGIERHWKFLETTWKVILACFIPFGTFYIDYTILSRIK, encoded by the coding sequence ATGATCAACCTGTTTCAAAACAAAGTGGGCCGACTCCGACTGATCGGCTTTCTGGAAGGTATCTCGCTAATCGTCCTGCTGGGCATTGCCGTTCCGCTCAAATATTCGGGCGGGGATCCTTCGCTGGTAAAAACCGTCGGCCCCATTCACGGCCTGTTTTTTCTGCTGTTTGTCATCAATACGCTGAGCGTCGGCATCGAGCGCCACTGGAAGTTTCTGGAAACTACCTGGAAGGTGATCCTGGCCTGCTTCATTCCGTTCGGAACGTTTTACATCGATTACACGATTCTGTCCCGCATTAAATAA
- a CDS encoding DUF2911 domain-containing protein, with product MKKLSILAMLTLGAQLTFAQIKLPQASPGATLIQTVGTTDFTVTYSRPSLKGRAALGAQTPLAPIGQLWRTGANAATNFKTSTDVMVQGQKLPAGTYSVFSIPNQGEWTLIFNKNPTASAEEGIPNGYKKEEDALRVQIKAEKMSKMTETFSLSFSDLTDSTANFNLDWADTRATANLRVNVLANAQANIEKAVADKPEDAGVLQAAANWNLFQNRNLDQALSWIDKSIGLKETYANVWIKAQLLSKMGKVAEALPLAKKALALGEASNDPVFRFYKDGIQKGVSDYQAMMPATPVKGKKKKA from the coding sequence ATGAAGAAATTATCCATTCTGGCCATGCTGACGCTGGGGGCACAGCTTACCTTCGCGCAAATCAAATTACCGCAGGCTAGTCCGGGCGCAACCCTGATTCAGACGGTGGGCACCACCGACTTCACGGTTACCTACTCCCGACCCAGCCTGAAAGGCCGTGCGGCTTTGGGAGCTCAAACGCCCCTGGCCCCCATCGGGCAGCTCTGGCGGACGGGTGCCAATGCTGCAACCAACTTTAAAACCTCCACGGACGTTATGGTTCAGGGGCAGAAACTCCCGGCTGGCACCTACTCGGTTTTTTCAATTCCGAACCAGGGCGAATGGACCCTCATCTTCAACAAAAACCCAACGGCGAGTGCGGAAGAAGGAATCCCTAATGGTTATAAAAAGGAGGAAGATGCCCTTCGGGTTCAGATTAAAGCCGAAAAAATGAGCAAAATGACGGAAACGTTCAGCCTGAGCTTCAGCGACCTGACCGACAGCACCGCCAATTTCAACCTGGACTGGGCCGATACACGGGCCACGGCCAACCTGAGAGTCAACGTTCTGGCTAATGCGCAGGCCAACATCGAAAAAGCCGTTGCCGATAAGCCCGAGGACGCCGGGGTGCTGCAAGCTGCGGCCAACTGGAACCTTTTCCAAAACCGGAACCTCGATCAGGCGCTATCCTGGATTGACAAATCGATTGGCCTGAAAGAAACCTACGCCAACGTCTGGATCAAGGCGCAGCTTCTGTCGAAAATGGGAAAAGTTGCCGAGGCTCTGCCGCTGGCTAAAAAGGCGCTGGCGCTGGGCGAGGCTTCAAACGACCCGGTTTTCCGGTTCTACAAAGACGGTATTCAGAAAGGTGTTAGCGATTACCAAGCGATGATGCCGGCAACACCCGTCAAAGGAAAAAAGAAGAAAGCCTAA